Below is a genomic region from Methanolobus sediminis.
ATAAATAAAGACAATATTACCGATGAAGACAGAAAGCATATTGAGGAGTATATAAGTTATCTCCGGGAAAAAGAGCAGGAAGACGAAACAAAGCTCAAGACTGAGAAACTCACAAGAAAAGAAGCAAAGGCTATTTTCAATGAAACCGGAGGAATTTTAAGAGCCATTATGGATCTCAGGGAAGTAGAGGACGGGACTGTAAAAATGAAAGAAAAAGAGTTTCATAATATCTTTTTTAAGGAACGTGTGGCTGAAGCGCGAAGATGGCTTCGGTTCCTGCAGGATTCTGGTGGCCTTACATAACTTTTTTTCTGTATGTATGATGTTTGTAAATATGCCAAATACATCATCATAATGATAATCACTATATACCATTGTATAGATATATTTATA
It encodes:
- a CDS encoding DUF5788 family protein, which gives rise to MKDDTLSEWERKQLLTALHSRLFWVGEEIPYSIEIKDKKCNLHERVWELINKDNITDEDRKHIEEYISYLREKEQEDETKLKTEKLTRKEAKAIFNETGGILRAIMDLREVEDGTVKMKEKEFHNIFFKERVAEARRWLRFLQDSGGLT